The region AGCAGGTGCAACAATACAATATTCAGTGTTGACAGTTGATAATGATACTAATATTGCCAGTCTTCTAAATTAAGAAATAGGTATTGGTATGGCACGTCCCTCAGTTTctagtttatttgttttttcatcCAAAAAAATGTGTTGCACTGGTTAGGAGGCTCTTGGCTAGAAAAAACATATTTCACAGGGGCTACAATGTAGCAAGGGCATTGTTGAACTGGCCCCATCATGCCCCACCCCTCCGTCCTTTTTTACAGGTAAACAGAACCATCTGTGTGCGAGCCGAAACGACTGCACTATTGACAAGCTGAGGCGGAAGAACTGTGCCTCGTGTCGCTTAAAGCGGTGCTACATGTCAGGAATGAGCCTAAAAGGTGAGGAACTGGAGATCAGAGCAAAGGGCAAGTGTCAGTGATGCATTACTTTACATATATTGGATCAGAAGTTACTAATAAAATGTTCTAACTGAGGCgactcggtggagcactggttagcacgtccgcctcacacttAGGAGGGTGccagttcgattccacctctgaccctccctgtgtggagtttgcatgtactCCCcgagcccgcgtgggttttctccgggcactccggtttcctcccacatcccaaaaaacatgcttgataggccaATTGGGTACTCTAAATAATGTAGCCGCTACATTATTGAAAGAAGGTTAAGACCCACTGGTATAATTGATTGTTTTGAACCACACAAAGTGTATTTTCgtgcaatatgttttttttttttttttggtactatTTAGTTAGCTTATTTAGGGACCATGAACACATGACAtttgtgaaaaagaaaatatgcttTGCACCAAGTATTACTGTTAGTTCATTTCCATCCACAATCCCTCAAACGTACACCAGGAATGCCATGTTTAGtctattattgtaaagaaaatgttggtcTTGACTTTCACTATAAGATGCACCATTTAATTTTcggcaaaacaagacaaaactaTGACACAAAGAGGAACTTAATAAGATAATAGTAATACCAGAGGAACTTAATAAGATAATAGTAATACCAGATTTGCAATGTGCAGTGGCATATACTGTTGTCTCCTGAGAAATTATCAGGCGGATCACGGAAATAATCCATTTTCACTTAAATGGTCCGAAACTtatgaataaaaatgtgttgTAATCTTTGTTCATGATTGGGCGTGTGAAGGCGGGGCCGGTTGAGTGTGGACCGACTTCTGAAAGGGGAACGCAGAGGTTGGAGAGGCTGCGCTGTGACTTCGTGCGTGTGTCGACCGTATGGGCGTGAGTTGTGGCCACCAGCCAGTTTTTGTATAAATGTGTTCTATGTTGAATAAAAAGCGACCAAGTTGCACCAGCGACTGTGTGCAGCCTTGACCACAATGAGGGGCATTACAGTATCTTTAATGATGTACTAATGCCAGTAACAGGTAGTGAGATGCAGAACAACGAAATTGGAAATTGTCTTTCACTTGATAATCCATTTCCATCTCAAAACGCTAGTGCGTGCAGGCGTGAGAGGAAGAAAGGGAGATTTATTTGAAGGTGTTAAAACTTAAAGGTTGGAAAATGGCTATTTCATGGCAAGGTTTTGTGCAATCCACAATGTAAAGTTATGTTGCTTTTAGgacacgtttttttcttttttaagtactaaatgaaatataaacaaaGAACACACAAGAGCTGGACGTCTCTTGTAAATGCCCTGTGAAAGTCACTTTCCTTTCCAAACAGGCGTTTTCCTCTCGCGAGATCTGGGTACGTCACTCGCTGGCAAATATAACGGAATTATTGTATAATTGAGGGGTATTTGTCACTGTTCGTGATTAGACAAATGCCTGCAAAGTTGCGCTGGGCCAGTTTCTAAGTCATTTACGTTTGGCATTGTGTGTGCACCAGGATTTGTTGTATTGAAAAATGAGGAGGAGAAAAGAGAGGGAAAAAGTTGCCCAACCCGCCGATTTGATCGTCAGGACGTCCCCTCTTTCCCGTCGAGAGCTGATCGGCTCAGACTCATCCAGATGTCCTTCCCCCTGACACGACCACATCTCTCTCGAGCTTGAGAGTAACTCGAGCACTGCTCATTCGAGGACGGCCAACGCTTGTGCTCGGGATGGATTTTCGCTCCACTTTGTCCGGCTTAGAGGAGCCGGGCAACTCTTCAAGACACGAGAGAGATCGCTTTGACACCTGTCCATGTCCGACTACGGCCGAGTTCAGCAGGGCCGTGTCCGTGTCCCTGGGTTTGGACGCCTTGTTGTCACCTAACGGCAACGCGGGTGGCACATTTGCTGACTGCGAGTCGGCTGTGGGTCAGAGTTTCCGTCCAGTGGCGGAGTTCGGCGCGGCTCGGAGCGTGCACTCACGACGCAACGCCGACCCGAGAAAGGGCGAATTTGGAGACGTGTGCCACGGAATCCAGCAGGTGAGCTGCATGGACCTTCTGAGGTCAGGCGAAGCGGACGGCGTGCAGACTGTGACGCGCGGTTCGGTGACATCCAAGTTCTTGAGCAAGGATTCAAACTTGTTTGCACACTCTGCCACGGAACTGCCCTCCCAAATGGCCCATCTCTTCCCATCCAAACCTTACTCCGCCTACACCGAGAACCCGAACTTCTACCGAGACACCCCGGGAGCCTTGTGCGCAAATGAACGCGCTTACGGCAGCCGAGTTGAGATGAGTCGGGAGTCTAAATATTGTAACTGTGGACAAGAAAGTGCCCGATCCATGCAAGCGTGTGCCTGTGTCTGGCACAAGGGTGAGCACAGTAAAGGTGGCATGCGAGCCGCAGCAACGACGGCACAAGGCTACGGTCAAATGGAAAGTTACCAAAGTGAACCTTTTCACGCCCAGCCCACTTATCCGTCGATCAAGACTGAGCAGCCAGCGTGGATGGAGTGCACAGAGAGGGGCGGCTTCAGGTAAATACAGTAAGAGTGACAACAACAATTCTTTTGTTTAGTTCCATCGCACCAGGGGAGGGCAAATTACTCATGCTTCTTGGTTCTTTCCTAACTTTCATTCATCCGCTACAACTTTCTTCTAATCAGAAACAAAAGGGAACATTTAGCGTGAACGGCTCGTCTGCTGACTGCATTGTCCTGTCAAGCTTCACAATTGGTCTTAATGAGTGTTCCTTTGTTTCATGTTGTCCTTttgaacttttggtttatgttctctTCAGTCATTGCTCTAATGCTTTAATGTCGTGCAGGGCAACAATATTCATTTCGCGACCGTTGCTCAATGCCACATGGCCAGCCTCACGCACACGCACTAATCTAGCAAATCTGTCTGGCTCAGTTCAGCTTTCCTATCGGTGTTACACAATTTGTGTCACAACACCGTGTGCAGCTCACAGCCTTGGCCTTGTTGTGTGCCTGCTCAAAGCTCACGCCTGCCTAAACCTTTGCGGTGCTCTTTGCACAAAACAGGCTAATATATCCATGTGAACATGAGATACAGCACCTGCTGCTGATCCTGTGGCAggttgcattttgtttttaaaatccaGCAGAAAGATGCACGGCTTCATAATCCACCCATATGACACAATAATACCATTCGGTGTAATCAGATCGCTGTAGATGGGCCGACGAAATGCTGGCTAAGGTCAAGCACATTGACCAAAATCAAAACGGTGGCTTGACATGTGTGTTCAGGCCTGAAGACCTGTTCCCAGCTGTGTTCCTGTCAGATCGCCGGGTGTGTCAGGTCTGTGGGGATGATGCCTCAGGTTGTCACTATGGAGCAGTCACCTGTGGCAGCTGCAAAGTATTCTTCAAGAGGGCCGCCGCTGGTGGGTgtgacacgcacatacacaccatTGCTCATCGGCTTATTCCATTTCTTACTCTCGCTACTCTTGCATATAACAAAGCAAGGGCATTGTTGAACTGGCCCCATCATGCCCCACCCCTCCGTCCTTTTTTACAGGTAAACAGAACCATCTGTGTGCGAGCCGAAACGACTGCACTATTGACAAGCTGAGGCGGAAGAACTGTGCCTCGTGTCGCTTAAAGCGGTGCTACATGTCAGGAATGAGCCTAAAAGGTGAGGAACTGGAGATCAGAGCAAAGGGCAAGTGTCAGTGATGCATTACTTTACATATATTGGATCAGAAGTTACTAATAAAATGTTCTAACTGAGGCgactcggtggagcactggttagcacgtccgcctcacacttAGGAGGGTGccagttcgattccacctctgaccctccctgtgtggagtttgcatgtactCCCcgagcccgcgtgggttttctccgggcactccggtttcctcccacatcccaaaaaacatgcttgataggccaATTGGGTACTCTAAAttccccctaggtgtgagtgcaagtgcggatggttgtttgtctctgcgtgccctgcgactggctggcaaccggttcagattgtcccccgcctactgcccgatgcccgctgggataggctccagcacggccGCGACCTCACGTAGGGacaaagcagtacagaaaatggatggatggatattctaACTGGAATACAGTGGAACAAATCTGTTTCGGAATCGTCCAAAAGTGTGTTTTCTTTCCCAGCAGCCAACGACGGCAAACTTTGCCACATGGTTATAATTACCAGTGGGGTCTTTGTCTGTAAGTCTGCCATTGTGCAGCCAAATTATAAAAGCTCAACTCAATACATAATTTTATTGCCGTGTTTCTGCTACGTCTTGTTTCAATTGCTCATGGTGGATTTTAGGTCGCCGGCTGAAGGGAGTCGGCCAGACGAGGAGCGGGGAAGAGGAGCAAGCAACCTGGGGACATGGAGAAGGAGGAAACAGGCCGGGGATAAGTAATGCCGTTTCCGGGGCTCAAGGTGCTTGCAAATAGTGCCGCACTCACCCTACCTTGCCCAtgtgattcttttttatttttcctctttttgtggctgcctgcctgactGACTGCTATTGCTAGCTGTTTTCCTCTTTCCAGGCTCCCAGGGTGCGGTTGTAAGCATCCCTCCAACTATACGCTCCCGCGTATACCTGCTCAACGTGCTTCAGGACATTGAGCCTGGCATCGTGAATGCCGGGCACGACCCTGCCCTTCCGGACAGTGCCGCCTCCCTGCTTACCAGTCTCAATGAGCTCGGGGAGAGACAACTTGTCACAGTTGTCCGCTGGGCCAAGGCAATTCCAGGTAATTCACTGCAATTCAAAACAACTATAAAACTAATCCAGTACAAAATGTGGATATATTCTAGCCATTAGCTGACAAAGTATTGATCATCATTCATTTGGAGTTAGTGCCAGTTATTCTCTGGGCCCGCCCAGGGCATCAAATAGTCACTATAGGGGTAATGTGTTCATATCCAAGTCAAGAACAGCACATTAGCATTGGATTGAAATTAACAGTTCCTTAGGAAAGTCAACTAGATgtgtattttgttattttgacaTAGTGAAACATAAGACAGATACAGTTTCAAAATTGCACAGTGTGTGTGGTTAGCACCTCAGTCCTACATTCAgtaggttctgggtttgaatctttgaacatgaacatgcaaactccacacagggagggccggaggaaGAATTGAACGCGTCCTGGCTTCgtcctgggctgtcccctggactccattgaggttgtgggtgagaggaggacgttgattgagcttaaatccatcatggacaacacctctcaccccctccatgagattgtgcggtctctgagcagctcctttagcggCAGTCTTTTGCACCCTCGGTGTAGGAAGGAAcggttccgcaggtccttcattccctctgctgtcagactttacaacatgcaggccacctgataaaatgaatgtgttttgtctCTGCTAGTagcacttgtgtttgtccttgtctgttatttacccttttttgtCATTCTGGCACTTGTTTGATTCTTGCACTCGcattattcttgcactcatatgcgctgctgtgacaagtgaatttccccgctgtgggatgaataaagttctatcatcatcatcataacctctgaactgtgaggcacaTGTGCTAACCACCGTACTGCCCTCCTCCCACAATTATAATTGCACCGCCCACTGTAAACGGGCAAGTAAGCTGCTGACTAAGAATTGGATTCTccacaattgtttttattaacagTGGCATATGTACTTAGTAGCATTCTTCTGGGTCCAGTATACAGCATATGACCATTATGACATTGTTAAAACAACAAATGCaataaaatgttgttttgtcaACAGGCTTCTGCAACTTGCATGTGGATGACCAGATGACTGTCATTCAGTTGTCCTGGATGGGGGTGATGGTGTTTGCTATGGGTTGGAGGTCATACACCCTCACAAACAGCTCCCTGCTCTACTTTGCCCCAGACCTTGTTTTCAATGAGTAAGTCACCGTGTTACATTGCACAGTTCTGTTAAAAAATGATCGGATTTTGTGAAACCGCTGTGCACCCTGAAAGCTTTGCTGGGTGCAAAGTGTGAAGCAAAAGTAATCATCCTTGTTCAAGTTGTATTTCAGTTAATAGTCTTGAGTTTTGAAGGTGAATTTGGCTCAGAGGCCCTAAGCCTGCCACAAGCTGCTTCCGCTTGGCAGTTTTAGCAAGGACACAGTAGAGAGTGTGCCGGTGCCACTCTTACGCTTTTGGGCTTCCTCTGACCCGCATGGTAATGGATACGCCTGCCCCCGTTTATGACCTCCATTTTTCCTTTCCCTGTCCGTCCTTCTCTTTTTTCCATTATCCATCTCACTCATCTTTCTCACCTCGCTTTTTCCTAGTTCTTCACAATGCACCCTCTTTTCTCACATCTTATGCGCCTTGTTCTGATtctacattattttattttttttccatgcagccAGCGGATGCATATATCCAGTATGTATGAGGACTGCGTCCGAATGAAAATTCTGTCCCAACGATTATGCATGCTGAAGGTCACCAAAGAGGAGTTCTTGTGCATGAAGGCACTGGTCCTCTTCAGCATCGGTGAGTCTTGCAAAGTCTAGTCAAGTCAAATCTGAAATGATTCTTGGGAGAGCTGCTTTAATGGACGTTGATTCTTGAGAGTTGCTGTGAGTCGTCGTGTTCTGTATTTGTGTTGTCAGTGCCAGTGGAGGGCCTTAAGAACCAGCGTTGCTTTGATGATCTGCGGACTTCCTACATCAAGGAACTGGACCGCTTGGCCAGCCACCGTGGCGAGACCGCCCGGTCAGAGAGGCTGTTTCAGCTCACGGAGCTACTGGACTACCTCCAGTCGGTAATGTGCACAACTCCACGTCCAAGTCGTTTATACTCTAAATGTCATTGGGAGTTGGTGTCACTAAACTGCAAAGTGCATCCAAGTTTCGACATCCAGCAGCAGTGAATTTTTCCCATTATCCAGAATTAACATCATTACGTAAGGTTTTCCTCTCTTTCAATTACATCAACACTTTAATAAAACCTCTCATTTTGTAATTCCGCACCTCATATGTTGGAGTATTGCTCCACGGGGTGCAGAAGATCTACTGCGAGCAATCATCAACGTTCATGTGCCTCCAAGTTTGACTTTTGTGTTCTGCT is a window of Syngnathus typhle isolate RoL2023-S1 ecotype Sweden linkage group LG1, RoL_Styp_1.0, whole genome shotgun sequence DNA encoding:
- the LOC133156658 gene encoding androgen receptor-like; this encodes MDFRSTLSGLEEPGNSSRHERDRFDTCPCPTTAEFSRAVSVSLGLDALLSPNGNAGGTFADCESAVGQSFRPVAEFGAARSVHSRRNADPRKGEFGDVCHGIQQVSCMDLLRSGEADGVQTVTRGSVTSKFLSKDSNLFAHSATELPSQMAHLFPSKPYSAYTENPNFYRDTPGALCANERAYGSRVEMSRESKYCNCGQESARSMQACACVWHKGEHSKGGMRAAATTAQGYGQMESYQSEPFHAQPTYPSIKTEQPAWMECTERGGFRPEDLFPAVFLSDRRVCQVCGDDASGCHYGAVTCGSCKVFFKRAAAGKQNHLCASRNDCTIDKLRRKNCASCRLKRCYMSGMSLKGRRLKGVGQTRSGEEEQATWGHGEGGNRPGISNAVSGAQGSQGAVVSIPPTIRSRVYLLNVLQDIEPGIVNAGHDPALPDSAASLLTSLNELGERQLVTVVRWAKAIPGFCNLHVDDQMTVIQLSWMGVMVFAMGWRSYTLTNSSLLYFAPDLVFNDQRMHISSMYEDCVRMKILSQRLCMLKVTKEEFLCMKALVLFSIVPVEGLKNQRCFDDLRTSYIKELDRLASHRGETARSERLFQLTELLDYLQSIVKKLHQFTYELFIEAQSLETHVNYPEMISEIVSVHVPRILSGMVTPILFHKSSREQTL